GTTGAGTACTCATGCACCGTTTCACGCGCCGCGTTGCTCACCGGTCGGTACGCGGTACGCACCGGCGCAACGCAGCCCACCGGCATCACGCTGTGGGAAGTGACCGTGGCGGAAGCGCTGAAAGCCAACGGCTATGCCACCGGGATTTTCGGCAAGTGGCATTTGGGCGGCGATTCGTGGCTGGGGCGCACACCGGGCGATCAGGGTTTCGACGAGTGGTACGGCATTCCCCATACCAGCACATCGGCGCAGGTGACTACGGCACCCGGTTTTGATCCGGCCACGACAGAGACGCCGTATATCTGGGCGCAGCAGGCGGGCAGCGCGCCGCAGAAGGTGAAAGTGTTTGATCTCGAATCACGACGTACCGTTGACCGCGAGGCAGCACAAAAGAGCATCGCGTTCATGGAGCGCAACGTGCGCGGGCGCAAACCGTTCTTTGTCTACTATCCCATCACGCAGATCCACTTCCCCACGCTGGCGCATCCGGACTTCGCCGGCAAGACTGGTGCCGGCGACATTGGCGACGCGATGGCCGACGTGGATTACAACGTGGGACTGGTGCTGGCCGCTCTCAAGCGGTTGGGCATCGAGCGCAACACCCTGGTGCTCTGGTGCGCTGACAACGGCGCGGAAATCAGGCGTCCCTGGCGGGGCTCGTCGGGCCCGTGGAACGGTTTCTACAATTCAGTGATGGAAGGCGGCATTCGCACGCCCTGCGTGGTGCGGTGGACCGGACGCATTCCCGCGGGACAGGTGTCCAATGAGATCGTGCATGAGGTGGACCTGTTCCCGACATTTGCTGCGGCGGTTGGCGTGCCCGGCATGGTGCCCACCGACCGTGCGATTGACGGAGTGAATCAACTGCCGTTTCTGGAAGGCAAGCAGAAGCAGTCAAACCGGGAGAGCGTGATCTATTTCACGGCGAATCAGTTGCGCGCGGTGAAATGGAAGGACTGGAAGTTTCATTACGCCTTCATGCCCGAATCAGGAAGGCCGGAAGCGCCGCTTATGCGGTTGTTCAATTTGCGCTCGGATCCCAAGGAAGAATCCGATATCAAGGACGCCAATCCGTGGGCCTTGAGCGCCTTTGATAAGTTGGTCGCCGACTGGACACTCACCACCGTGAAATATCCCAATGTGCCCACAGGCGCGAAGGATCCCTACACGCCGCCGCGTCCGTAGGCTCAGCGCTTCGTCAGTACGGTCTTGCTTGCGGATGTCGGACCGCCGAGTACTCCCACACGGGTCGTTTCGACCAGCAGCGTCGTGGGCGACTGCAGTGTAAGCGCCTGACGGGTTTCCGAAACCGTTGGCGCGCCGGTTGTCGGATGCGCAAAGTCGTGTTTCGTCGTGATCACCAGCGTGTTGCCGTTCCATTTGGCCGTGGACTGCTGCTTCTGCGTGCCCCGACCCATCATGACGGTGTTGATGGTTTCCGAGCCATCCAACGCGAAGCGAAACGACAGCGGTGGTTGCAGGTCACCGCGCGCAAAGAACTCGTATTGAACCGTCAGGACGCTCTCGGTTTGGGTGATGGTGAGCGGCGAGCCCCATCCGCTGCCCATCGTGCCCACGGTTGGGCCACCTCGGCCGGCCGCTTGTTCGGGAGTGTTGGCCCACTCGCCGGAGAAATTCGGGCGCTGTTGTGCGGCGATGCGGAGCGACGCACCCGACACCGCGACGGCAACGACCATCTGAAGGGCCCGCTTCATGCACCCGCCTTGGACGAGGTCTTCCACGCCTTCCACTGGTCCATCGTCATCACGAGGCGAAACCCGATGTGCGAGGCGCCGCTGTCGGGCGCACCAGGACTGCGCGCGCTTACCCGGTAGCCGCGACAGTACACATCGCTGCACAAAAACGACCCGCCACGCACCGTGCGCGTGGGCTGCCCTTCGGTGGCAGGATTGAGACCCACCTCGGGTCCGTGCGGATTGCGCACCATGCCCTGTGCCGCATCCTTCGCATACGTGTCGGGGCGATACCAGTCGCCGGTCCACTGCCACACGTTGCCGGACATGTCGTACAATCCGAATCCGGTTGGCGGATACGAACCCACCGCCTTGGGTGCCGCGGCATGCGAGGGAAACGCACCGTCGTAGATGTGCGCCTGCGGATGCTTCGGATCGATGGCCTCGTCACCCCACGCGTGCGCGGTGCGATGATCGCCGCCACGCGCCGCGAACTCCCATTCCGCTTCAGTCGGAAGACGCCCACCGGCCCATGTCGCGTAGGCAACAGCATCGTCATACGCGATGTGGACCACCGGAAAGTTGTCGAGACCAACGATGGAATCCTTTGGACCTGACGGATGCCGCCAGTTGGCACCGGGGGTCCATTTCCACCACTGCGACCAATCATGCAGATCCACCGGCTTGCCCGTGGGCGCAAATACCAGCGAGCCCGGCACCAGCAACGCTGGATCGGGTGGTGGCGTGCCGGGCGGCAACTGGCTCATGAGTTCGGCCACATTGGGCGTGCGTTCGGCGACGGTCACATAGCCGGTGGCTTTCACGAATGCGCGATACTGCGCATTGGTCACGGTGTGCGTGTCCATGAAGTAGCCGTCCAGATACACACGGTGTACCGGCTGCTCGGCGGCCACCGCGTATTGATCGTCACCGCCCATACGAAACTCACCACCGGGTATCCACACCATGCCTGCCGGAGCGTCGCCCGGTGGCGGTGTACGCGCGGCAGTTGCGGGGGTTGCCGACGGCGGCGCGTCCTTGGGCGACGTACACGCACCGCTCGCCGCGACTATCGCGGCAAGAAGCGCGGGCCTCAGGCCACGCGCGCCCATGGTGAACGTCAACTGTTTCACGAGTCTATCGCTTCCTCGAATACAGGTCACGCGCCAGGATCAGCTTGAGCGTGAGTTTGTCGGCCGTTGACCACGCCGACCTCCACGTCCCACGTCTTCCCGCCGTGATCAATCACGCCATACAGTTGGTGCGATCCGTTGCTGCCAGACTGCAGGTTGTTCACGGCGCCAAAATCCGCGTACTCCTCCACGGCAAACGCCCACACCGAATTCGCGTTGTAGGCAAGACGTGTGGACGGCACGAACGCGAGGTTCTTCAACCCGCCCTTGTACGACGTATTGAGGATGGGATTGAATATCAGGTCGACCGGATTGAAGTGCCACCAATGGGGCGACCCGCCTCCCCCCCACCCGCCACCACGCGGCAGATACAAACCCCTCCCACAGTTCACCCGGCACGCCCCTGGAGGGAGGGGGACTATCGGGAACCCCGCCAACGTGATGCCCTTGGCGTGAAGTTGTTGTGCAACATGGAACGTGCCCGTGTGGCGAGACCCCCTGATACACCTAACTCCGCCAGGCGAATGGCGGTGACGGCGGCAGCGAGAAGCACGACCGATGTGCGCAGCAGTCTGACGATGGGGCGCATGAGATACGTGTTGGAGGAAGCGAGCGTACACATGCCGCGCAGGCAGAAGGCGGGTCAATATAGGTCTTACGCACCAAGGCTGTCCAACGATGCGCATTGGTGGCCATCCGACGCGAGCGGTACATTGCGCGTTCCATGAGTCCCGACAACAACACCCTTCCGATGCCACAGGCGCGCCGTGCGTCACTGCTGCTGGCTGCGGCGTCGGCGATGGGCGGTTCCGTGGGGCCCATTGTGGTGGGTACCGCTGGCCTGGTGGGTTTGTCCATGCTCCCACCCGAACAGGCGGGACTCGCTACGGTGCCCGTCTCCGCGTACGTGTTGGGCTCCGCCGTGGCCTCGGTGCCGGCGGCACTGTCCATGCGAAAGCTCGGACGGCGCGTGGGATTCATGACGGGTACCGGCATTGGTGCCAGCGGCGCACTGTTAGCCGCCGTCGCCGTCAACGCAGGAGCGTTCTGGCTGTTTGTGTGCACCATGATCTGGCTGGGCACCGCCAGCGCATTCGCCCAGCAATATCGCTTCGCCGCCGCCGATGCCGCGGAACCCAGCTTCAAGGCACGGGCAATTGCCTGGGTGATGCTGGGCGGACTCTTCACGGGTGTCATCGGTCCGCAGGTTTCCATCCACGCACGCCGACTCACACCATACGCGCCATTTGCTGGTCCGTTTGTCGTACAAGCCGGACTGTACGTTATCGCGGCCGTGCTGTTGTCGCGCCTGGTGGTGCCGGCGCCAATTCCGCGCGTCGCCGGTGTCGGTCACGGACGCTCGGTATGGAGCGTACTCTCGCAGCCCCGATTCCTGATTGCAGTACTGGTGTCGGTGGCGTCGTTTGTGCCAATGACCTTTGTCATGACTGCTACACCGCTGGCGATGGTCGCGCACCACCATTCACAGTCCAGCGCGCAATACGGCATTCAATGGCATGTCATTGCCATGTACGCTCCCAGTTTTCTCACGGGTCGGCTGATCAACCGGTTTGGCAAGTCGACCATGGCGGCGTTTGGCATGTTCATCATGGCGGCGGCCGTAATGCTGGCGCTATCGGGCACCGGACTGATGCACTTCTGGGGGGCGCTGGTGCTGCTGGGTGTGGGCTGGAACTTCGCGTTCATCTCGGCGACCACCATGGTGGCCAATCTGTATTTGCCCGAGGAAGCGTTTCGCGTGCAGGCGTTGAACGAGTTCCTGCTGTTCAGCCTGGTCGCGTTGGCATCGTTTTCGTCCGGCGGTGTGCTGGCCCGCAGCGGTTGGCACACGGTCAACGTGCTGGTCTATCCCATTCTCGCCGTTGGCATCGCACTGGTGGTGACGCAGGCGCGACTGGAGCGCCGCGCACACGTGACCTGAACGCCGACGCGCTCCGAAGACTGACCTCCCCTCAGCCGAGTTTCTTCGCGGCCTTCTCAGCGCGCCGCAGCGCCTGCTCGTAGCGCTTCTGGTTGACGCGCCCCTTGTCTTTCCGCTTCACCTCCACGCCGCCCATAATGGCCAGGCCGCTGATGCGCAGCAGCGGTGCCTGCGGATCGTCGAGGCTGGAGGTGCCCGACCTCACGTCAAAGCCACCCATCACCGCCATCCCCACCACTTCTACTCGCACGCCGTCCGGCACCAGCACCTCGACACCACCCATGAGGGTGAACACTTCGATTTCGCTCACCCCCGGTGCGATGCGCGCATCGCGCAAGTCGAGTGCGATGCCGCCCATGATGGCGACCGCCTTGAAATGCCGAGGCAGCACCCATCCCTCGCCACGTTGAAAACCGCCCATGATGGCCGCGCCCACGCCGCGCTCGGGTACCGCGAAATCGTGCGCGATGTGCGACACCGACTCGGGCTGCGCCAACGACCGAGTGGGCTCGCGCGGATCGGCCAACAGTGGGCCGAGTTGCTGGGAATTGGTGGCCTGATACAACCGCGTCAAACGGTCGTCCAATTCCTCAACGGTCAACCGGTCGGCGGCAAAGGCTTCCGACAGCACCTTGGCCACATAGTTGCGTTCCGCTTCACCAACGACAGTGAGTGACGACGGGGCAAGCGGCTGGGTGCGGGCGTCGTAGCGTGGCGTGGTCACGGGCTATTTCTTGACCGGTCCTGCATCGACACTCTTCAGGAAGGCGCGCACGGCCTGCAGGGTTTGCGGTTCGTTGTCCCACATGGTGAGATGCGCGGCGGTGTCAATCACGACTACCTTGGCACCGGTAACGGTCGCTGCCTGCTTCTTGATGGTGGCAGGGTTGGCTTCGTCAAACTCACCAACCGTGAACAGTGTCGGCACGGCAATGTTTTTCAGTTCGGCCGTCACGTTGTACTGCTTGAGCGTGCCAATGATGGTGAACTCGCTGGGGCCCTGGAAGTACATGTACTGCTCCATGCCAACCATCTTCGTGGTGCTGTCCCAGTCGGCCTGACGAATGTGACGCACCACAAAGCGTGACATGAATTCGCCGTTGGCCGCTTCGTAGGCTGGTCCTTCGTACTTGCCGGTTTTGTCGGCCGCGGTGATGGCTTGTTGTGAAGAGTCCGGCAACTGCTTGAGCAGCCGTTTGGCATTGGCTTCCCAGGCGGGAATGTTCAGAGCGGCGCTCATCAAGGTGAGACTGGCCACATGCGTGGGGTGGGCCTTGTAGTACTCATAGCCCAGAATGGTGCCCCACGAATGCCCAACAATGTGCACTTGCTCGTACCCAAGCTTCGCGCGCAGCGCCTCAAGTTCAGCCACGAAGTGCGCGATGTTCATCTTGGTGGTGTCGGTGAGCCGGTCCGACTTGCCATTGCCCAGCTGGTCGTATCGCACCACCGGTCGATCGGCGCTGAGGCCTTCCATGGGCTTCAAGTAGAAGGAACCGTACCCCGGTCCGCCGTGCAGCAGGATCACGGGCGTTGCGGTGCCGGTGGCGCCGGAGACTTTGTACCAGATGTTGCCACCATCCACGGCGAGTGTGGCTTCGCCGGCAGGCAGCACGGGGGTTGTTGCCGTCGCGGAATCTTTGGCGGCCTGTGGCGGGGTTTTCTCCGTGGCGCAGGCGGCGACAATCAGCACTACGCTCAACGTGAACAATTTGCGCATCGGGAAATCCTCCGAGGTGGGTGAATAGCCAGGGTCAAAGATCGACGGTTCGATTGAGAATCTCCAACTGCCGGTCGTGGACAAACACGCGACCATATGACTTACCCGTGATCTCACGGGCGATTCCCATCTGTTCGAGACGCTTGATGGCGGCGGTGGCCGTTGGCACCGAGATCTCGGCGGATTCGGCCAGCCGTCGGATCGATACTACTACACGTGACTGCAATTCGTCATAGACTCGCAGCGTCGAGCCACTCCGGGCGATCGCGCTGATGCGCTCTCGGTCTGCTTTGAACAGGTCAATCAAGGCGATCGTCGTCGCGATGGTCTCGCGCGCGGTCCAGTCGATGCCTTCCAGGTAGTACGCCATCCACCCTTCCCAATCACCGTGGGTACGAACACGCTGCAGTGCCTGATAGTAGGCGTCCCGGTGTTGCTTGAAATACAGGCTGAGGTACAGGTACGGTCGCAATAGTGATCGTTCGGCACAGAGGATCATCGTGATCAGCAGACGCCCGAGACGGCCGTTGCCATCAAGGAATGGGTGGATCGTCTCGAACTGCGCATGCACAAGTCCCGCCTTCACGATGGGCGTCGCACTGCCTTCCCAGATGAATCGCTCGAGGTCTCCAAGTACGCGCATCAGCTCGTGCGCTGGCGGCGGAACAAAGCGCGCGGTGCTGGGGCGCGTGCCGCCAATCCAGTTCTGCCCTGTGCGAAATTCTCCCGGGGCCTGTCGCCCTCCTCGGCCGCCGGTCATCAACACGCTGTGCGTGTCGCGAATGAGCCGCAGGCTGATTGGATGACCTTCATTGATCTGGTCGACTCCATATCGGAGCGCGCTGATGTAGCGCGAAACCTCTCGGATGTCCTCGACCGGCATTCCCGGTGCTTCTGCGTTCTCGTACTCGAGCAGTTCCGTAAGGGTTGACTGAGTGCCCTCAATCTGGCTCGACAGCACCGCCTCCTTGCGGACGTACACGTGGATGAGGCGGGAATCCATACACCTCTACACGCTCAATATAAGATATAGCGACCTATACTTTAATTCGATTCTGGGCAATTAAGCAGTACTGCCAAGAAGGACACCTAGGCCGCCGCATCCGGGTGCAGCTTCTCAAAACGCTTCACTTTGATTCGGCCTTCCTGCTTGCGCGCCTTCGCCAGATCAAAGGCTGTCTGCATCGCCAGCCATGTTTCCGCCGTGCCGCCGAAGGCCTTCGACAAACGAATTGCCATTTCGGCGCTGATGCCGGTCTTCTCGTTCACCACATTGTTGAGCGTCTGCCGAGACACGCCCAGCACCTTCGCCCCTGCGGTAATCGTGAGCTCCAATGGGTCCAGGCAGTCGTGTCGCACGAGGCGGCCGGGATGGGCGGGGTTTTTCATCGGCACTTGTGGTTCCTCCTAGTGGTAATCCAGCAGCTCGACATCGTAGGCATCGCCGTCCAGGAACCGAAAGACGATCCGCCAATTGGCCTTCACGGTTACGGCCCAGAATCCCTTCAGTTCACCCTTCAGTGGGTGCAAGGCATATCCCGGCAGGTTGAGTGCCTGAGGGTCGGATGCCACATCGAGCATGCTGAGAATGCGTGCGATTTTGGCGATGAGATCGGTTCGAATGCCTCGGGGACTGCCGGTCTCATATAGGCGTTCTAATGCCTTGTGCCTGAAACTCTGAATCATGCGCTACCTCATGATTTGTACACTGACCATTGTCAGTTGTCAATGCGGTGACTGGGCTTCCACAAGGTACGTGCCGCGACCGGCAGACTGGGAGGAACTCAG
This sequence is a window from Gemmatimonadaceae bacterium. Protein-coding genes within it:
- a CDS encoding DUF1707 and DUF2154 domain-containing protein, whose translation is MTTPRYDARTQPLAPSSLTVVGEAERNYVAKVLSEAFAADRLTVEELDDRLTRLYQATNSQQLGPLLADPREPTRSLAQPESVSHIAHDFAVPERGVGAAIMGGFQRGEGWVLPRHFKAVAIMGGIALDLRDARIAPGVSEIEVFTLMGGVEVLVPDGVRVEVVGMAVMGGFDVRSGTSSLDDPQAPLLRISGLAIMGGVEVKRKDKGRVNQKRYEQALRRAEKAAKKLG
- a CDS encoding Fic family protein gives rise to the protein MDSRLIHVYVRKEAVLSSQIEGTQSTLTELLEYENAEAPGMPVEDIREVSRYISALRYGVDQINEGHPISLRLIRDTHSVLMTGGRGGRQAPGEFRTGQNWIGGTRPSTARFVPPPAHELMRVLGDLERFIWEGSATPIVKAGLVHAQFETIHPFLDGNGRLGRLLITMILCAERSLLRPYLYLSLYFKQHRDAYYQALQRVRTHGDWEGWMAYYLEGIDWTARETIATTIALIDLFKADRERISAIARSGSTLRVYDELQSRVVVSIRRLAESAEISVPTATAAIKRLEQMGIAREITGKSYGRVFVHDRQLEILNRTVDL
- a CDS encoding sulfatase-like hydrolase/transferase; amino-acid sequence: MRCRLTTVLSLWTLCATVATSALSAQVASRQQAPATRPNIIMMFPDNLGWGEVGVYGGVRGVPTPNVDRIANEGMRLNNFNVEYSCTVSRAALLTGRYAVRTGATQPTGITLWEVTVAEALKANGYATGIFGKWHLGGDSWLGRTPGDQGFDEWYGIPHTSTSAQVTTAPGFDPATTETPYIWAQQAGSAPQKVKVFDLESRRTVDREAAQKSIAFMERNVRGRKPFFVYYPITQIHFPTLAHPDFAGKTGAGDIGDAMADVDYNVGLVLAALKRLGIERNTLVLWCADNGAEIRRPWRGSSGPWNGFYNSVMEGGIRTPCVVRWTGRIPAGQVSNEIVHEVDLFPTFAAAVGVPGMVPTDRAIDGVNQLPFLEGKQKQSNRESVIYFTANQLRAVKWKDWKFHYAFMPESGRPEAPLMRLFNLRSDPKEESDIKDANPWALSAFDKLVADWTLTTVKYPNVPTGAKDPYTPPRP
- a CDS encoding type II toxin-antitoxin system RelE/ParE family toxin, translated to MIQSFRHKALERLYETGSPRGIRTDLIAKIARILSMLDVASDPQALNLPGYALHPLKGELKGFWAVTVKANWRIVFRFLDGDAYDVELLDYH
- a CDS encoding HigA family addiction module antidote protein — translated: MKNPAHPGRLVRHDCLDPLELTITAGAKVLGVSRQTLNNVVNEKTGISAEMAIRLSKAFGGTAETWLAMQTAFDLAKARKQEGRIKVKRFEKLHPDAAA
- a CDS encoding proline iminopeptidase-family hydrolase; this translates as MRKLFTLSVVLIVAACATEKTPPQAAKDSATATTPVLPAGEATLAVDGGNIWYKVSGATGTATPVILLHGGPGYGSFYLKPMEGLSADRPVVRYDQLGNGKSDRLTDTTKMNIAHFVAELEALRAKLGYEQVHIVGHSWGTILGYEYYKAHPTHVASLTLMSAALNIPAWEANAKRLLKQLPDSSQQAITAADKTGKYEGPAYEAANGEFMSRFVVRHIRQADWDSTTKMVGMEQYMYFQGPSEFTIIGTLKQYNVTAELKNIAVPTLFTVGEFDEANPATIKKQAATVTGAKVVVIDTAAHLTMWDNEPQTLQAVRAFLKSVDAGPVKK
- a CDS encoding MFS transporter, which encodes MSPDNNTLPMPQARRASLLLAAASAMGGSVGPIVVGTAGLVGLSMLPPEQAGLATVPVSAYVLGSAVASVPAALSMRKLGRRVGFMTGTGIGASGALLAAVAVNAGAFWLFVCTMIWLGTASAFAQQYRFAAADAAEPSFKARAIAWVMLGGLFTGVIGPQVSIHARRLTPYAPFAGPFVVQAGLYVIAAVLLSRLVVPAPIPRVAGVGHGRSVWSVLSQPRFLIAVLVSVASFVPMTFVMTATPLAMVAHHHSQSSAQYGIQWHVIAMYAPSFLTGRLINRFGKSTMAAFGMFIMAAAVMLALSGTGLMHFWGALVLLGVGWNFAFISATTMVANLYLPEEAFRVQALNEFLLFSLVALASFSSGGVLARSGWHTVNVLVYPILAVGIALVVTQARLERRAHVT
- a CDS encoding formylglycine-generating enzyme family protein, translated to MGARGLRPALLAAIVAASGACTSPKDAPPSATPATAARTPPPGDAPAGMVWIPGGEFRMGGDDQYAVAAEQPVHRVYLDGYFMDTHTVTNAQYRAFVKATGYVTVAERTPNVAELMSQLPPGTPPPDPALLVPGSLVFAPTGKPVDLHDWSQWWKWTPGANWRHPSGPKDSIVGLDNFPVVHIAYDDAVAYATWAGGRLPTEAEWEFAARGGDHRTAHAWGDEAIDPKHPQAHIYDGAFPSHAAAPKAVGSYPPTGFGLYDMSGNVWQWTGDWYRPDTYAKDAAQGMVRNPHGPEVGLNPATEGQPTRTVRGGSFLCSDVYCRGYRVSARSPGAPDSGASHIGFRLVMTMDQWKAWKTSSKAGA